Proteins encoded by one window of Blautia argi:
- the pknB gene encoding Stk1 family PASTA domain-containing Ser/Thr kinase, whose amino-acid sequence MLNVGVIVGERYEIVGRVGSGGMADVYKAKDHKLNRFVAMKVLKPEFSADTNFIRKFQREAQAAAGLAHPNVVNVFDVGEDQGINYIVMELIEGITLKEYISKKGRLTVKEATSIAIQVSMGLEAAHNRNIVHRDIKPQNIIISTDGKVKVTDFGIARVASSNTISTNAMGSVHYSSPEQVRGGYSDFKSDIYSLGITMYEMVTGRVPFDGDTTVAIAIKHLQDEMVAPSQYVPELPHSLEEIILKCTQKSPDRRYSTLAELINDLKHSLIDPNGSFVNLSPLSNHAQTIMITPEEMKQIQNGAYSASSRYEEEDDDDDEDEDEEIYEKPSRKHRRKDEDEDDEEDDDDDDERGGVNTKLEKAMTIGGLIIGGVIICILIYMVASAAGLVKFGGKDKEDKKPQVQQEQQTDEAANKVAVPDLTGKSEEQAGTELQALNLGKKKGGEEASDAVAEGMITRTEPAAGTQVDKNTTVVYYISTGKAQEEDTNVTIPSGLVGQSLSHVQSTLQDLGLKTNVEKQQSSSVEVGAVISLNPGEGTSVAKDTEVVITVSTGEGNDMVSVANVRGIDASEAEATLTAQGLIVEIEEVDGDEVDVAYGEVYAQTPKAGNRVEKGTTVTIKVRKEGAGSDAGTTADGNKVEAGQWAAVEPKLKKPDNYQGGNVQLRLVQDDGDETSGGTVIMEGSPIDFDSNGGYYSVGSIVGKEGMESGTLYLAEQQENGEYQTLWSYPLTFTEVE is encoded by the coding sequence ATGTTAAATGTGGGAGTAATCGTAGGCGAACGGTATGAGATTGTCGGACGTGTAGGTTCCGGCGGTATGGCTGATGTATATAAGGCAAAAGACCATAAGCTCAATCGTTTTGTAGCCATGAAGGTGCTGAAGCCGGAGTTCAGCGCAGATACAAATTTTATCCGGAAATTTCAAAGAGAAGCCCAGGCGGCAGCAGGTCTGGCACACCCCAATGTAGTAAATGTGTTTGATGTAGGGGAGGACCAGGGCATTAATTACATTGTGATGGAGCTGATTGAGGGGATTACCTTAAAAGAGTATATTTCCAAAAAGGGAAGACTGACCGTAAAGGAAGCCACCAGCATTGCCATTCAGGTTTCCATGGGGCTTGAGGCAGCCCATAACCGTAACATTGTACACCGGGATATCAAGCCTCAGAACATTATTATTTCAACAGACGGAAAGGTAAAGGTTACAGACTTCGGTATTGCCAGAGTTGCGTCTTCCAATACCATCAGCACCAATGCCATGGGTTCTGTGCATTACAGCTCACCGGAGCAGGTGCGCGGCGGATACAGTGACTTTAAGAGTGATATCTACTCTTTGGGTATTACCATGTATGAAATGGTAACCGGAAGAGTGCCTTTTGACGGAGATACAACGGTTGCCATTGCAATCAAGCATTTACAGGACGAAATGGTAGCGCCGTCCCAGTATGTACCGGAGCTTCCTCACAGTCTGGAGGAAATCATCTTAAAATGTACACAGAAGAGTCCGGACAGACGTTACAGCACACTGGCAGAATTAATCAATGACTTAAAGCATTCCCTCATTGATCCAAACGGCAGCTTTGTGAATCTTTCTCCTCTGAGCAATCATGCACAGACCATTATGATTACTCCGGAGGAAATGAAGCAGATTCAGAACGGAGCATACAGCGCTTCTTCCAGATATGAGGAGGAAGATGATGATGACGATGAGGACGAGGACGAAGAGATTTACGAAAAGCCTTCCAGAAAACATCGTCGAAAAGATGAGGACGAGGACGATGAGGAAGACGACGATGATGATGACGAGAGAGGCGGAGTGAATACAAAGCTGGAAAAAGCCATGACTATCGGCGGTCTGATTATTGGCGGCGTGATTATCTGCATTCTGATTTATATGGTAGCTTCTGCAGCAGGACTGGTGAAGTTCGGCGGTAAGGATAAAGAAGATAAGAAGCCTCAGGTACAGCAGGAGCAGCAGACAGACGAAGCAGCAAATAAGGTAGCTGTTCCGGATTTGACGGGAAAGAGCGAAGAGCAGGCAGGCACAGAGCTGCAGGCTTTGAACCTGGGTAAGAAAAAGGGCGGAGAAGAAGCGTCTGATGCCGTAGCGGAAGGTATGATTACCAGAACCGAACCGGCAGCAGGCACACAGGTAGACAAAAATACAACAGTTGTATATTACATCAGCACCGGAAAGGCTCAGGAGGAAGATACCAATGTGACCATTCCTTCCGGTCTGGTGGGTCAGTCTTTAAGCCATGTACAGTCCACACTTCAGGATTTGGGATTGAAAACCAATGTAGAAAAGCAACAGAGCTCCAGCGTGGAAGTAGGAGCTGTTATTTCTCTGAATCCGGGAGAAGGAACTTCTGTGGCAAAGGATACAGAGGTTGTGATAACGGTCAGCACAGGTGAAGGAAACGATATGGTATCCGTTGCCAATGTACGCGGAATTGATGCATCAGAGGCGGAGGCAACTCTGACAGCACAGGGCTTGATTGTAGAAATCGAAGAGGTTGACGGCGATGAGGTTGATGTAGCATACGGGGAAGTCTATGCACAGACACCAAAAGCAGGAAACCGTGTGGAAAAAGGAACCACGGTTACCATTAAGGTGCGAAAAGAAGGCGCCGGTTCCGATGCAGGTACAACGGCTGATGGAAACAAAGTAGAAGCCGGACAGTGGGCGGCGGTAGAGCCAAAGCTGAAAAAGCCGGACAATTACCAGGGCGGCAACGTACAGCTTCGTCTGGTACAGGACGATGGCGATGAAACCAGCGGAGGTACTGTGATTATGGAAGGCTCTCCCATTGATTTTGATTCCAATGGCGGCTATTATTCCGTAGGAAGTATTGTAGGAAAAGAGGGCATGGAAAGCGGAACTCTGTATCTGGCAGAGCAGCAGGAGAATGGAGAATACCAGACCTTGTGGTCTTATCCTCTGACCTTTACAGAAGTAGAATAA
- a CDS encoding Stp1/IreP family PP2C-type Ser/Thr phosphatase, with translation MKSYSVTDVGQKRQVNQDYVFASEEPVGNLPNLFVVADGMGGHKAGDFASSYAVQILLHTILEDENQNPIKIIRNAVEEANRKVLEEAKKHKEMEGMGTTMVLVTVIDDYAYVANVGDSRLYLIEDQILQITKDHSLVEEMVRRGLITREEAKTHPDKNIITRVLGIGSEIEVDFFDIHLKENSTLLLCSDGLSNMVSDEDIWRIANTSRDLRETGMRLVSLANENGGKDNIAVVLVQPDTKEVEVC, from the coding sequence ATGAAATCATATTCTGTAACTGATGTGGGACAGAAGCGTCAGGTGAATCAGGACTATGTATTTGCTTCTGAGGAACCGGTGGGGAATCTGCCGAATCTCTTCGTTGTTGCAGACGGTATGGGCGGTCATAAAGCAGGGGATTTTGCTTCCAGCTATGCGGTGCAGATTCTGCTGCATACGATTTTGGAGGACGAAAATCAAAATCCCATTAAGATTATCCGCAATGCTGTGGAAGAGGCAAATCGGAAAGTTCTCGAAGAAGCGAAGAAGCATAAAGAAATGGAAGGCATGGGGACTACTATGGTACTCGTGACCGTCATTGATGACTATGCCTATGTAGCAAATGTGGGAGATAGCAGACTATATTTAATCGAAGATCAGATTCTTCAGATTACAAAAGACCATTCTCTGGTAGAAGAGATGGTGAGAAGGGGATTAATTACAAGGGAGGAAGCCAAGACACACCCGGATAAAAATATTATTACCCGTGTGCTGGGCATTGGTTCGGAAATCGAAGTGGATTTCTTTGATATTCACTTAAAGGAGAACAGCACACTGCTGCTTTGCTCTGACGGACTGTCCAACATGGTTTCTGATGAGGATATCTGGAGAATTGCAAATACAAGCAGGGATTTGAGAGAAACAGGCATGCGTCTGGTTTCCCTGGCAAATGAAAACGGTGGTAAAGATAATATAGCAGTGGTACTGGTACAGCCAGACACAAAAGAGGTGGAAGTATGTTAA
- the rsgA gene encoding ribosome small subunit-dependent GTPase A, producing MQGRIIKGIAGFYYIAAEDTQIYECKAKGIFRKEKLKPLVGDYVEIEVLDQEHRTGNIINVLPRENMLIRPAVANIDQALVIFAAKEPKPNFSLLDRFLVTMERQEIPVLICINKQDLADNEEAQKIRDCYEACGYQVLFTSASKGEGIEELKQCLQRKTTTVAGPSGVGKSSLANLLAPGIDMETGEISKKLGRGRHTTRHSQLIEIFGGTYLMDTPGFTSFYVENMEKEELRYYFPEFQKYEGQCRFQGCTHTHEPGCRVKEALEQGKINKQRYENYLEMYKELEEKRRY from the coding sequence ATGCAGGGAAGAATTATAAAAGGAATTGCCGGATTTTATTATATTGCGGCAGAGGACACACAGATATATGAGTGCAAGGCAAAGGGGATTTTCCGAAAGGAAAAATTAAAGCCTCTGGTAGGAGATTATGTAGAGATTGAGGTTTTGGATCAGGAACACAGAACCGGAAATATTATAAATGTGCTGCCCAGGGAAAACATGCTGATTCGTCCGGCGGTGGCAAACATTGATCAGGCGTTGGTAATTTTTGCGGCAAAGGAGCCGAAACCGAATTTTTCGCTTCTGGATCGTTTTCTGGTAACCATGGAACGACAGGAAATACCAGTGCTTATCTGTATCAACAAGCAGGATTTGGCAGATAACGAGGAAGCGCAGAAGATCCGGGACTGCTATGAAGCCTGCGGATATCAGGTGCTGTTTACCAGCGCCAGCAAGGGAGAGGGCATAGAAGAGCTGAAACAGTGTCTGCAGAGGAAAACCACAACTGTGGCAGGCCCCTCCGGAGTGGGGAAATCCTCTCTTGCCAATCTTCTGGCGCCGGGCATTGACATGGAAACCGGAGAAATCAGCAAAAAACTGGGAAGGGGACGGCATACTACCAGACATTCTCAGCTCATAGAAATTTTCGGGGGCACTTATCTTATGGACACTCCGGGTTTTACTTCCTTTTATGTGGAAAATATGGAGAAGGAAGAACTGCGGTACTATTTCCCGGAATTCCAGAAATATGAGGGACAGTGCAGGTTTCAGGGCTGCACCCATACCCATGAGCCAGGATGCAGGGTAAAAGAGGCTTTGGAGCAGGGAAAAATCAACAAACAGCGATACGAAAATTATCTGGAAATGTATAAAGAACTGGAAGAAAAAAGGAGGTACTAG